Proteins from a single region of Hyalangium gracile:
- a CDS encoding DUF7402 domain-containing protein, producing the protein MSRSRLVVALCLLGCVAACSGSEPPGDEPDGGTADDGGSNGPGDGGSGDGGVSPPTDGGVPALVFVSRKVMPEGSIYWDVPNAMPGVGAHSRVRPSVPGRLIVRESSGQLRVLVDGERPSAQTLNLVDVNGPAVSYDGSTIVFSGLPAGTHDTAPAKSLGAWRLYAINADGTNLRLVSPPEPGLDYSRFGPAANGLQGYDDFDPAFLPDGRLVFSSTRWPSYGQYSGVRTTNLFVMNLDGSRLHRITAERNGADRPLVDPLTGKVVYARWWRNHRFPTNDMSTLANPQGGYDRKDGLTTDRSNPVGGPDMFRNAWQAAAINPDGTGLELWNGRFRLEEKNHVYGGAFSPQGVFFANFFPMYNMTEASGFGGIRRYERGPTPYQPILGVADFTLDYVSATNPTSYGIFKGTYAAEPEVLPDGRLVVSIAPNVQQDYALYVVEADGQGAKLLYDVPGAAEVRARVLGPRPKPPVLRDRYVDNPSAPAPSPLPPTAAGPYDVDGRFTFAALNVYANAPVDWDVVSAPPVGSAASLRFYIDHQRTSPGSFPHLDWPILLGEKPVAPDGSVMDDTAPANVPLFEQLRGPASQGYKVPVTGGPHPDGASHVAGMNFAPPGTVSRCVGCHAGHTMIPLPPTDEEAKWSNLAPGATVAVSSTLDPAFNTGVIDRRVTKGEIWRYWRSAAEQQANQWVQLTFPVPVTVRKVRLYNPRQGGEANVSIQVGSATVKLYSDAGATQLVGTGTASNLAVSGTDVSFSDVRARVVRVELGSVTGTFYGAKVASLGEIEVIARGEAP; encoded by the coding sequence ATGTCCCGAAGTCGTCTGGTCGTCGCGCTGTGCCTGCTGGGGTGTGTCGCCGCGTGCTCCGGCTCCGAGCCTCCTGGAGATGAGCCGGACGGTGGCACCGCGGACGATGGAGGGAGCAACGGCCCGGGGGATGGCGGCTCCGGAGATGGCGGGGTGAGCCCACCCACGGATGGCGGCGTGCCCGCGCTCGTCTTCGTCTCGCGCAAGGTGATGCCCGAGGGCAGCATCTACTGGGATGTCCCCAACGCGATGCCGGGCGTGGGGGCGCACAGCCGCGTGCGGCCCTCGGTGCCCGGCCGCCTCATCGTCCGCGAGTCCAGCGGCCAGCTGCGCGTGCTCGTCGACGGCGAGCGGCCCTCGGCGCAGACTCTGAACCTGGTGGACGTGAACGGGCCGGCCGTCTCGTATGACGGCAGCACCATCGTCTTCTCCGGCCTGCCCGCGGGCACCCACGACACGGCGCCGGCGAAGTCCCTGGGGGCGTGGCGCCTGTACGCCATCAACGCGGACGGGACGAACCTGCGGCTGGTGAGCCCTCCGGAGCCGGGCCTGGACTACAGCCGCTTCGGCCCGGCGGCCAATGGGCTGCAGGGGTATGACGACTTCGATCCCGCCTTCCTGCCGGACGGGCGCCTCGTCTTCTCCTCCACGCGCTGGCCCTCGTATGGGCAGTACAGCGGCGTGCGCACCACCAACCTGTTCGTGATGAACCTGGACGGCTCGCGGCTGCACCGCATCACCGCCGAGCGCAACGGCGCGGACCGGCCGCTGGTGGATCCGCTCACGGGCAAGGTCGTCTACGCGCGCTGGTGGCGCAACCACCGCTTCCCCACCAACGACATGAGCACCCTCGCGAACCCGCAGGGAGGGTATGACCGGAAGGATGGGCTGACGACGGACCGGAGCAACCCCGTGGGCGGCCCGGACATGTTCCGCAACGCGTGGCAGGCGGCGGCCATCAACCCGGACGGCACGGGGCTCGAGCTGTGGAACGGGCGCTTCCGCCTGGAGGAGAAGAACCACGTCTATGGCGGCGCCTTCAGCCCGCAGGGCGTCTTCTTCGCCAACTTCTTCCCCATGTACAACATGACGGAGGCGAGCGGCTTCGGTGGCATCCGCCGCTACGAGCGCGGCCCCACGCCCTACCAGCCCATCCTCGGCGTGGCGGACTTCACGCTGGACTACGTGAGCGCGACCAACCCCACCTCCTACGGCATCTTCAAGGGCACATACGCCGCCGAGCCGGAGGTGCTGCCGGATGGGCGGCTGGTGGTCTCCATCGCCCCGAACGTGCAGCAGGACTACGCCCTGTACGTGGTGGAGGCGGACGGCCAGGGCGCGAAGCTGCTCTACGACGTGCCCGGCGCGGCCGAGGTGCGCGCGCGGGTGCTGGGGCCCCGGCCGAAGCCGCCGGTGCTCAGGGACCGGTACGTCGACAACCCGAGCGCGCCGGCCCCCTCGCCGCTGCCTCCCACGGCGGCGGGCCCGTATGACGTGGACGGCAGGTTCACCTTCGCGGCGCTCAACGTGTACGCCAACGCCCCGGTGGACTGGGACGTGGTGAGCGCGCCCCCGGTGGGCTCGGCGGCGAGCCTCCGCTTCTACATCGATCACCAGCGCACCAGCCCGGGCTCCTTCCCCCACCTGGACTGGCCCATCCTCCTGGGCGAGAAGCCCGTGGCGCCGGATGGCTCCGTGATGGATGACACCGCGCCCGCGAACGTGCCGCTGTTCGAGCAGCTCCGCGGCCCGGCCTCGCAGGGATACAAGGTGCCGGTGACGGGCGGGCCCCACCCGGACGGCGCCAGCCATGTGGCGGGGATGAACTTCGCGCCGCCGGGCACCGTGTCCCGGTGCGTGGGCTGCCATGCCGGCCACACGATGATTCCGCTGCCTCCCACCGACGAGGAGGCGAAGTGGAGCAACCTGGCTCCCGGCGCCACCGTCGCCGTCTCCTCCACGCTGGATCCCGCCTTCAACACGGGCGTCATCGACCGCCGCGTGACGAAGGGGGAGATCTGGCGCTACTGGCGGAGCGCCGCGGAGCAGCAGGCGAACCAGTGGGTGCAGCTCACCTTCCCGGTGCCGGTGACGGTGCGCAAGGTGCGGCTGTACAACCCGCGCCAGGGCGGCGAGGCGAACGT
- a CDS encoding DUF2378 family protein → MTGLAQEVVEVDLGSEGLLERHLVLARPEDAVRGMFFNGVLGAVGQLMGEEVARHCRQATGERKHVDFFTYPVASFLRLCLSASGHVGPRLGGCERMLRWLGEQAARDFLGSMAGKTALLLAEGNPKRLLSQLPSSYRAAVSYGERSVMWVGGSRGRVLMRRDFMPPAYHEGVLRGTLLVAGARGVHVQGRPLGLLDSEYEISWE, encoded by the coding sequence ATGACTGGACTGGCCCAGGAAGTGGTGGAGGTGGATCTCGGCTCGGAGGGGCTGCTGGAGCGCCACCTCGTGCTCGCAAGGCCCGAGGACGCGGTGCGCGGGATGTTCTTCAACGGCGTGCTGGGGGCCGTGGGCCAGCTGATGGGTGAGGAGGTGGCGCGGCACTGTCGGCAGGCCACCGGAGAGCGCAAGCACGTCGACTTCTTCACCTACCCGGTGGCCAGCTTCCTGCGGCTGTGCCTGAGCGCCTCGGGGCACGTGGGGCCGCGGCTCGGTGGGTGCGAGCGGATGCTGCGCTGGCTGGGCGAGCAGGCCGCGCGCGACTTCCTGGGCTCCATGGCGGGGAAGACGGCGCTGCTGCTGGCCGAAGGCAACCCGAAGCGGCTGCTCAGCCAGCTGCCCTCCAGCTACCGGGCGGCGGTGAGCTATGGCGAGCGCAGCGTGATGTGGGTGGGTGGCAGCCGCGGGCGCGTGCTCATGCGGCGGGACTTCATGCCCCCCGCCTACCACGAGGGCGTCCTCCGGGGGACGCTGCTGGTGGCTGGAGCGCGCGGCGTCCACGTCCAGGGACGGCCGCTCGGGCTGCTCGACAGTGAGTACGAGATCTCCTGGGAGTAG
- a CDS encoding 3-oxoacyl-ACP synthase III family protein produces the protein MPTVRFAGAGAFVPSRVITNERIAKAFPGWSAERILEKTGIQERRYLWEIDERGTAIAPPENDLPIYPASNTDMCEIALRKALKNSGVEPRELDAIFLVTCSPDELNFNHDAMELHRRLGCRTDTFALVVDDGCGGTTYIIDMAAKMMEGGRFKNVAVVASTLTSPHMNREVYTDEIVPGPGRKPLNAFLSAYVFGDGAGAVILRADGDSGTGILSTLSGNTHEQLVIRRGGGGMKLPHQGRARPGDMAFVVDGQKVAESYPVYMRHCIDGVLERHPELRSEVKRYYFHQPNRRLMEFFTQSVGLPPERVAMNVHRYGNTSAAGMLILLAEDLESGQVRLGSGDLVLVAAVGASVHYGAQLVRL, from the coding sequence ATGCCTACTGTCCGCTTCGCAGGAGCCGGTGCCTTCGTTCCATCTCGAGTCATCACCAATGAGCGCATCGCCAAGGCGTTTCCTGGCTGGTCCGCCGAGCGCATCCTGGAGAAGACGGGCATCCAGGAGCGGCGCTACCTGTGGGAGATCGACGAGAGGGGCACGGCGATTGCGCCGCCCGAGAATGATCTCCCCATCTACCCGGCCTCCAACACGGACATGTGCGAGATCGCCCTGCGCAAGGCGCTGAAGAACTCGGGCGTGGAGCCGCGCGAGCTGGATGCCATCTTCCTCGTCACGTGCTCGCCGGACGAGCTGAACTTCAACCACGACGCGATGGAGCTGCACCGGCGCCTGGGCTGCCGCACGGACACCTTCGCGCTGGTGGTGGACGACGGCTGCGGCGGCACGACGTACATCATCGACATGGCGGCGAAGATGATGGAGGGCGGCCGCTTCAAGAACGTGGCGGTGGTGGCCTCCACGCTGACCTCTCCTCATATGAACCGAGAGGTCTACACCGATGAAATCGTCCCCGGGCCGGGGCGCAAGCCGCTCAACGCGTTCCTGTCGGCGTACGTCTTCGGCGACGGCGCGGGCGCGGTCATCCTGCGCGCGGACGGCGACAGTGGCACCGGCATCCTCTCCACCCTGTCCGGCAACACGCACGAGCAGCTGGTGATTCGCCGCGGCGGTGGCGGCATGAAGCTGCCCCACCAGGGCCGGGCTCGCCCGGGCGACATGGCCTTCGTGGTGGACGGGCAGAAGGTGGCCGAGAGCTACCCCGTCTACATGCGCCACTGCATCGACGGGGTGCTGGAGCGCCACCCGGAGCTGCGCTCCGAGGTGAAGCGCTACTACTTCCACCAGCCCAACCGGCGGCTGATGGAGTTCTTCACGCAGTCGGTGGGCCTGCCGCCCGAGCGCGTGGCGATGAACGTGCACCGCTACGGCAACACCTCGGCGGCCGGCATGCTCATCCTGCTGGCCGAGGACCTGGAGTCCGGCCAGGTGCGGCTGGGCAGCGGGGACCTGGTGCTCGTGGCGGCCGTGGGCGCCAGCGTGCACTACGGCGCCCAGCTCGTGCGGCTGTAG
- a CDS encoding MFS transporter, which yields MSEQASERRGLHAQRELWRDGRWLRWVLAVTFVRLCGTMMPFALLLAGETALGSFSAGAWMTSAYSAGAALAAPFRGRDMDRRRLPEAMRVPLLLLATLCVAVSLACAARAPLPVLLGLSLLLGVIPAGVAGGYRALLPSLLPPRMLEPAFSIDAVLTEVAWIGGPPLVGLLALVHSSLTLGLITVCALVAVLANRRLPSREPPPASDAPVRGLSLGPFLKGLPPLVFVGAIVTGVSWGAVDTALPARLVQLGSRAELWGALAALVSVTSAIGGLLYTSLAKPASAGEALGRALLFLALWSGFLMPLWFSQGLASTAVWLGAAGFFLAPLVGLITFLLQQTLPATRQAEGFAVYGSCWSLGIGAGSALTAVLLEHSSARMALLLSGAVPLAAVLVGVLLVRPLLRSAASSLPPLKSVPAPEPQGDAGAGSP from the coding sequence GTGTCCGAACAGGCCAGTGAGCGACGCGGGCTGCACGCCCAGCGCGAGCTTTGGAGGGACGGGCGCTGGCTCCGGTGGGTGCTGGCGGTGACGTTCGTGCGGCTGTGCGGGACGATGATGCCGTTTGCCCTGCTGCTGGCGGGCGAGACGGCGCTCGGCTCCTTCTCCGCTGGCGCCTGGATGACGAGCGCCTACTCCGCCGGAGCCGCCCTCGCCGCCCCCTTCCGGGGCCGGGACATGGACCGCCGCCGCCTGCCGGAAGCCATGCGGGTGCCCCTGCTCCTTCTGGCGACGTTGTGTGTCGCGGTCTCACTCGCCTGCGCGGCCCGCGCGCCGCTGCCGGTGCTGCTGGGCCTGTCTCTGCTGCTGGGCGTCATCCCCGCGGGCGTCGCTGGCGGATACCGTGCGCTGTTGCCCTCGCTTCTCCCACCCCGGATGCTGGAGCCCGCCTTCTCCATCGACGCGGTGCTCACCGAGGTGGCGTGGATCGGCGGTCCGCCGCTGGTGGGGTTGCTGGCGCTCGTCCACTCGAGCCTCACGCTGGGCCTCATCACCGTGTGCGCCCTGGTGGCCGTCCTGGCCAACCGGCGCCTGCCCTCGCGCGAGCCGCCGCCGGCCTCCGACGCTCCGGTGAGGGGCCTGTCCCTGGGGCCCTTCTTGAAGGGCCTGCCGCCGCTCGTGTTCGTGGGCGCCATCGTCACCGGGGTGAGCTGGGGCGCGGTGGACACGGCGCTGCCGGCGCGGCTGGTGCAGCTGGGCTCGCGCGCGGAGTTGTGGGGCGCGCTGGCGGCGCTGGTGTCCGTCACGAGCGCCATCGGCGGGCTGCTCTACACGAGCCTGGCGAAGCCGGCCTCGGCCGGAGAGGCGCTGGGACGGGCCCTGCTCTTCCTGGCGCTCTGGAGCGGGTTCCTGATGCCGCTGTGGTTCTCGCAGGGGCTGGCGAGCACCGCGGTGTGGCTGGGCGCCGCGGGCTTCTTCCTGGCGCCCCTGGTGGGGCTCATCACCTTCCTGCTGCAGCAGACGCTGCCGGCCACGCGCCAGGCCGAGGGCTTCGCGGTGTACGGCTCCTGCTGGTCGCTGGGCATCGGCGCGGGCAGCGCGCTGACGGCGGTGCTCCTGGAGCACTCCAGCGCCCGCATGGCGCTGCTGCTGTCCGGGGCGGTGCCGCTGGCGGCGGTGCTGGTGGGCGTGCTGCTGGTGCGCCCCCTCCTTCGCTCCGCCGCGAGCTCGCTGCCGCCGCTCAAGAGCGTGCCGGCTCCGGAGCCCCAGGGGGACGCCGGGGCAGGGTCACCGTGA
- a CDS encoding sensor histidine kinase: MDSTEGSLSLMSPCDPASEGLADFLQARSQAIAQRWEERVRLQSTPALQGGLLEALPRLLDALGAALRGEPVATGSTVPASVGTLAQSHGRECFHRGFAIAAVVREYSVLRDVILDVLREGACLLDTDALRRLLDVLSHAGAEALRCYALEHEQALRDGQDGPRELAERLRAEAELRQSETRYRLAILATSDAVWDLDLSTHQVHWSDNVHRLTGRAPGEVEMALDWWADNIHPEDRERVVNSLQAVVDTGGNHWMEEYRFRRGDGSYMFVNDRGYVVRDAQGHAVRMVGAFQDITERKVAEHEAQRRADFEQHLIGIVSHDLRNPLNAISMAARLLLKKGGLDESQRQSVQRIVTSAERATRMLRDLLDFTQARLSGSIPVEFRPMDLHELTRLVVEEVQLAHPHRRLVVERTADGQGAWDADRLAQLITNLVNNALTYGDEHCAVRVRTHGWRDSVVLSVHNMGAPIPPELIGQLFQPLKRGEDPGSRGSHSIGLGLFIVKHITEAHAGHIRVDSSLENGTTFTVTLPRRPPGAPEPARS, translated from the coding sequence ATGGACTCCACCGAAGGCAGCTTGTCTCTCATGAGCCCGTGCGACCCGGCGAGCGAAGGCCTCGCGGACTTCCTGCAGGCTCGGAGCCAGGCCATCGCCCAACGGTGGGAGGAGCGCGTGCGCCTGCAGTCCACGCCCGCGCTCCAGGGCGGCCTGCTCGAGGCGCTGCCGCGGCTCCTCGACGCGCTGGGGGCTGCCCTGCGGGGCGAGCCCGTCGCCACCGGCTCCACGGTGCCGGCCTCGGTGGGCACCCTCGCCCAGTCGCACGGCCGCGAGTGCTTCCACCGCGGCTTCGCCATCGCCGCGGTGGTGCGCGAGTACTCCGTGCTGCGGGATGTGATCCTCGACGTGCTCCGTGAGGGCGCGTGCCTGCTGGACACGGACGCGCTGCGGCGGCTGCTGGACGTGCTGTCCCACGCGGGAGCCGAGGCGCTGCGGTGCTATGCCCTGGAGCACGAGCAGGCGCTGCGGGACGGCCAGGACGGGCCGCGCGAGCTTGCCGAGCGCCTGCGGGCCGAGGCGGAGCTGCGCCAGTCCGAGACGCGCTACCGGCTGGCCATCCTGGCCACCAGCGACGCCGTGTGGGATCTGGATCTGTCCACCCACCAGGTGCACTGGAGCGACAACGTCCACCGGCTCACCGGCCGCGCGCCGGGGGAGGTGGAGATGGCCCTGGACTGGTGGGCCGACAACATCCACCCCGAGGATCGCGAGCGCGTGGTGAACAGCCTCCAGGCCGTCGTCGACACCGGGGGCAACCACTGGATGGAGGAGTACCGGTTCCGGCGCGGGGACGGCTCGTACATGTTCGTCAACGACAGGGGCTACGTGGTGCGGGACGCGCAGGGCCACGCCGTGCGCATGGTGGGCGCCTTCCAGGACATCACCGAGCGCAAGGTGGCCGAGCACGAGGCCCAGCGCCGGGCCGACTTCGAGCAGCACCTCATCGGCATCGTCAGCCACGACTTGCGCAACCCGCTCAACGCCATCTCCATGGCGGCCCGGCTCCTGCTCAAGAAGGGCGGGCTGGACGAGTCGCAGCGCCAGTCCGTCCAGCGCATCGTCACCAGCGCCGAGCGCGCCACCCGCATGCTCAGGGACTTGCTGGACTTCACCCAGGCCCGGCTGAGCGGCTCCATCCCGGTGGAATTCCGGCCGATGGATCTGCACGAGCTCACCCGGCTGGTGGTGGAGGAGGTGCAGCTGGCCCATCCGCACCGGCGGCTCGTCGTGGAGCGCACCGCAGACGGCCAGGGCGCGTGGGACGCGGACCGGCTGGCCCAGCTCATCACCAACCTGGTGAACAACGCGCTGACCTACGGGGACGAGCACTGCGCGGTGCGGGTGCGCACGCATGGCTGGCGCGACAGCGTGGTGCTCTCCGTGCACAACATGGGAGCGCCCATCCCGCCGGAGCTGATCGGCCAGCTCTTCCAGCCGCTCAAGCGCGGCGAGGACCCGGGCTCGCGGGGCAGCCACTCCATCGGCCTGGGGCTCTTCATCGTCAAGCACATCACCGAGGCCCACGCAGGCCACATCCGCGTGGACTCCAGCCTGGAGAACGGGACGACGTTCACGGTGACCCTGCCCCGGCGTCCCCCTGGGGCTCCGGAGCCGGCACGCTCTTGA
- a CDS encoding alpha/beta hydrolase, whose product MGHIHIIRDFPSPQEGFQRTLRIYTPEGYDEHGSRRYPVLYMHDGQNVFAHPESAVFDTWCANHALEALVREGRLEPWLIVAVDAGLGRFQEYSPWDEPRNQVRGRGQAYARFLVEELKPYVDRVYRTRTEPEWTGAMGSSLGGLISLYLGWKHPEVFGRIGGLSPTVMWSYSRLFEEWKAHSQKWTRIYLDAGSTEHIDAGGVALNYGEATREFYTHLKKLGYHDHELLLVLEPGGQHHEKDWQRRLPFALRWLLS is encoded by the coding sequence ATGGGCCACATCCACATCATCCGCGACTTCCCCTCCCCGCAGGAGGGCTTCCAGCGCACCCTGCGCATCTACACGCCGGAGGGGTACGACGAGCACGGCTCGCGCCGCTATCCGGTCCTCTACATGCACGACGGGCAGAACGTGTTCGCGCACCCGGAGTCGGCGGTGTTCGACACGTGGTGCGCCAACCACGCGCTGGAGGCGCTGGTGCGCGAGGGCCGGCTGGAGCCGTGGCTCATCGTCGCGGTGGATGCGGGGCTGGGGCGCTTCCAGGAGTACTCGCCGTGGGACGAGCCGCGCAACCAGGTGCGGGGCCGCGGCCAGGCGTACGCGCGCTTCCTGGTGGAGGAGCTCAAGCCGTACGTGGATCGCGTCTACCGCACGCGCACGGAGCCGGAGTGGACGGGGGCGATGGGCTCGTCGCTGGGCGGGCTCATCTCGCTGTACCTCGGGTGGAAGCACCCGGAGGTGTTCGGGCGGATTGGGGGGCTGTCGCCCACGGTGATGTGGAGCTACAGCCGGCTCTTCGAGGAGTGGAAGGCGCACAGCCAGAAGTGGACGCGCATCTACCTGGACGCGGGCAGCACCGAGCACATCGACGCGGGCGGGGTGGCGCTCAACTACGGCGAGGCCACGCGCGAGTTCTACACGCACCTGAAGAAGCTGGGGTACCACGACCACGAGCTGCTGCTGGTGCTGGAGCCCGGCGGGCAGCACCACGAGAAGGACTGGCAGCGGCGGCTGCCGTTCGCGCTGCGCTGGCTGCTGAGCTGA
- a CDS encoding ATP-grasp domain-containing protein: MNFVFISPHFPPQYFHFVTALRERGVNVLAVGDAPYETLRHELRDSIREYFFTPSLHDYDSLLRATGYLTWRHGRLARIESLNESWLGQEARLREDFNVFGLKPHDIDRLRSKSGMAAAFREAGVPHPELELVQSADQVKAFARRVGYPLVLKPDVGVGAAHTFKVSSDAEVEQAIPQPPITPYVAQAFVKGTIVTFDGLVDREGRILLTLSHQYSDGVMEVVTERRDISFWSLKHIPEALDTLGRKAVAALGLRERWFHLEFFRLPDDSFVALEANLRPPGGFMTDMINYACDIDVYRLWARLVTGEPVSDFRYTPKYHVCHIARRAGRPYRHSHEEVVRRLGPTLLQHSSNLPSVYQAAMGTELYLTRHMDMDRLRDDIRFVQALNP, translated from the coding sequence ATGAACTTCGTCTTCATCTCCCCCCACTTTCCGCCGCAGTACTTCCACTTCGTCACGGCGCTGAGAGAGCGGGGCGTCAATGTCCTGGCCGTCGGCGACGCCCCCTACGAGACGCTCCGCCACGAGCTGAGGGACTCCATCCGCGAGTACTTCTTCACCCCCAGCCTCCACGACTACGACTCCCTGCTGCGCGCCACCGGCTACCTCACCTGGCGCCACGGCCGCCTCGCCCGCATCGAGTCGCTCAACGAGTCCTGGCTGGGCCAGGAGGCCCGGCTGCGCGAGGACTTCAACGTCTTCGGCCTCAAGCCCCACGACATCGACCGCCTGCGCAGCAAGTCCGGCATGGCCGCCGCCTTCCGCGAGGCCGGCGTGCCCCACCCCGAGCTCGAGCTCGTCCAGAGCGCCGACCAGGTCAAGGCCTTCGCCCGGCGCGTCGGCTACCCGCTCGTCCTCAAGCCCGACGTGGGCGTGGGCGCCGCCCACACCTTCAAGGTGAGCAGCGACGCCGAGGTGGAGCAGGCCATCCCCCAGCCGCCCATCACCCCCTACGTCGCCCAGGCCTTCGTCAAGGGCACCATCGTCACCTTTGACGGCCTGGTGGACCGCGAGGGCCGCATCCTCCTCACCCTGAGCCACCAGTACAGCGATGGCGTCATGGAGGTGGTGACGGAGAGGCGCGACATCTCCTTCTGGAGCCTCAAGCACATCCCCGAGGCGCTCGACACCCTGGGCCGCAAGGCCGTGGCCGCGCTCGGCCTGCGCGAGCGCTGGTTCCACCTGGAGTTCTTCCGCCTGCCGGATGACAGCTTCGTCGCGCTGGAGGCCAACCTCCGTCCGCCCGGCGGCTTCATGACGGACATGATCAACTACGCCTGCGACATCGACGTGTACCGGCTCTGGGCACGCCTCGTCACCGGCGAGCCCGTGAGCGACTTCCGCTACACGCCCAAGTACCACGTGTGCCACATCGCCCGGCGCGCCGGCCGCCCCTACCGCCACTCCCACGAGGAGGTGGTGCGCAGGCTCGGCCCCACGCTGCTGCAGCACAGCTCGAACCTGCCCTCCGTATACCAGGCCGCCATGGGCACCGAGCTCTACCTCACCCGCCACATGGACATGGACCGCCTGCGCGACGACATCCGCTTCGTCCAGGCCCTCAATCCGTAG
- a CDS encoding LLM class flavin-dependent oxidoreductase, with translation MMSTPLSILDVIPAPEGASSSQALRRSLELARLADRLGYTRYWFAEHHNMPGIASTTPEIMIALVAEATSRIRVGSGGVMLPNHAPLKVAEAFKMLEALYPGRIDLGIGRAPGTDPRAALALRRTREALEVDDFPEKLVELVAFGKGQFPAGHPFGAVKAVPDDVPLPPIVLLGSSGFSAQLSARLGMPFGFAAHFSPEPPDGPMLAYREQFTPGVLEKPHAILTVSVVCAPTDAEAERLASSVILSFVRARTNQRGKLPSPEEALAYPYTPFEREVAESIRAMQIIGSPATVKQRITALVERTAADEVMVMTNTFGHMERLRSYELLAEALLS, from the coding sequence ATGATGAGCACACCTCTCTCCATCCTGGACGTCATTCCGGCTCCGGAAGGGGCTTCGAGCTCCCAGGCGCTGCGCCGCAGCCTGGAGCTGGCCCGCCTGGCGGATCGGCTGGGCTACACCCGCTACTGGTTCGCCGAGCACCACAACATGCCGGGCATCGCGAGCACGACCCCGGAGATCATGATCGCGCTGGTGGCGGAGGCCACCTCGCGCATCCGAGTGGGTTCCGGCGGGGTGATGCTGCCCAACCACGCGCCGCTCAAGGTGGCCGAGGCCTTCAAGATGCTGGAGGCGCTGTACCCGGGCCGCATCGACCTGGGCATCGGCCGGGCGCCGGGCACGGACCCGAGGGCGGCGCTGGCGCTGCGGCGCACGCGGGAGGCGCTGGAGGTGGACGACTTCCCGGAGAAGCTGGTGGAGCTGGTGGCGTTCGGGAAGGGGCAGTTCCCGGCGGGCCACCCGTTCGGCGCGGTGAAGGCGGTGCCGGACGACGTGCCGCTGCCGCCCATCGTGCTGCTGGGCTCGAGCGGGTTCAGCGCCCAGCTGTCGGCCCGGCTGGGGATGCCGTTCGGCTTCGCCGCGCATTTCAGCCCCGAGCCTCCCGACGGGCCGATGCTCGCCTACCGCGAGCAGTTCACGCCGGGGGTGCTGGAGAAGCCCCACGCCATCCTGACGGTGTCGGTGGTGTGCGCTCCGACGGACGCGGAGGCGGAGCGGCTGGCCTCCAGCGTGATTCTGTCCTTCGTGCGCGCGCGGACCAACCAGCGCGGCAAGCTGCCGAGCCCCGAGGAGGCGCTGGCCTACCCCTACACTCCCTTCGAGCGGGAGGTGGCGGAGTCGATCCGGGCGATGCAGATCATCGGCTCGCCGGCGACGGTGAAGCAGCGAATCACGGCGCTGGTGGAGCGGACGGCGGCGGACGAGGTGATGGTGATGACGAACACTTTCGGCCACATGGAGCGGCTGCGCTCGTACGAGCTGCTGGCGGAGGCGCTCCTGAGCTGA
- a CDS encoding aldo/keto reductase encodes MERRRIGSLSVSVIGLGCNNFGMRLDAQATAAVLDASLEAGINFLDTADIYGGTKSEEFIGRWLGKHREQVVLATKFGSKVDEQRKGAAPAYIRRAVEDSLRRLGTDRIDLYQLHRPDPEVPIADTLGALDELVRAGKVRELGCSNFSQEQLREAEAAVKPGAARFMSVQNEYSLLHREPERDVLPECERKGLAFLPYFPLASGLLTGKYRKGRPFPPGTRITDGGRFSSFLSEERLARVESLIAFAELRGHTLLELAFSWLLARKSVASVIAGATSPAQVKSNAAAAGWQLTAAELAEVDRLLS; translated from the coding sequence ATGGAGAGGCGACGGATCGGCTCGCTGTCGGTGTCGGTGATTGGGCTGGGGTGCAACAACTTCGGGATGCGGCTGGACGCGCAGGCGACGGCGGCGGTGTTGGATGCGTCGCTCGAGGCGGGCATCAACTTCCTGGACACGGCGGACATCTACGGCGGGACGAAGAGCGAGGAGTTCATCGGCCGGTGGCTCGGCAAGCACCGCGAGCAGGTGGTGCTGGCGACGAAGTTCGGCTCGAAGGTGGATGAGCAGCGCAAGGGAGCGGCTCCGGCGTACATCCGGCGAGCGGTGGAGGACAGCCTGCGTCGGCTCGGGACGGACCGGATCGACCTGTACCAGCTGCACCGGCCGGATCCGGAGGTGCCCATCGCGGACACCCTGGGCGCGCTGGACGAGCTGGTTCGCGCGGGGAAGGTGCGGGAGCTCGGCTGCTCGAACTTCTCCCAGGAGCAGCTCCGCGAGGCGGAGGCGGCGGTGAAGCCGGGCGCGGCGCGCTTCATGAGCGTGCAGAACGAGTACAGCCTGCTGCACCGGGAGCCGGAGCGCGACGTGCTGCCCGAGTGCGAGCGCAAGGGCCTGGCGTTCCTGCCCTACTTTCCGCTGGCGAGCGGGCTGCTGACGGGCAAGTACCGCAAGGGCCGGCCGTTTCCGCCGGGCACGCGCATCACGGACGGCGGGCGCTTCTCGAGCTTCCTGAGCGAGGAGCGGCTGGCCAGGGTGGAGTCGCTCATCGCGTTCGCGGAGTTGCGCGGACACACGCTGCTGGAGCTCGCCTTCTCGTGGCTGCTCGCGAGGAAGAGCGTGGCCTCGGTGATTGCAGGCGCGACCTCGCCGGCCCAGGTGAAGTCCAACGCCGCCGCGGCGGGCTGGCAGCTCACGGCAGCGGAGCTGGCGGAGGTCGACCGCCTCCTGTCATAG